The following proteins are encoded in a genomic region of Leucoraja erinacea ecotype New England chromosome 21, Leri_hhj_1, whole genome shotgun sequence:
- the LOC129707521 gene encoding hairy/enhancer-of-split related with YRPW motif protein 2-like, whose translation MQSTGHLAMQKRPMQSTGQLGSVQSTGQLAMQRSVQSTSSDSELDIDDEKGSRKGSHPGKPAAVSRKQARRKRRGIVEKRRRDRINHSLAELRRLVPCASEKQGSMKLEKAEILQMTVDHLKVLHTSRGRGYMETPELATDYGVLGFRECLWEVARYLSVTEGLGRSDTPQSRLVSHLSTCASQREAATMESQRQRWSAGCARQAAMSRVRAGILAGLFPTVSCLRLEQFMRMSPLLPATGRALPMLTNTEPAPPLATATTTPFRLLPTPAATSQLQAVKIGQHLWATAVGAF comes from the exons ATGCAATCCACCGGCCACTTAGCAATGCAGAAGAGACCGATGCAATCTACCGGCCAGTTAGGGTCTGTGCAATCTACCGGACAGTTAGCAATGCAGAGATCTGTGCAATCCACCTCCTCCGACAGCGAACTGGACATTGACGATGAGAAAGG GAGCAGGAAGGGATCTCATCCCGGGAAGCCGGCCGCTGTTTCCAGGAAGCAGGCACGGAGGAAGAGGCGTGGG ATCGTGGAGAAGCGGCGCCGAGATCGCATTAACCACAGTCTGGCCGAGCTCCGCCGTCTGGTTCCCTGCGCCAGCGAGAAACAA GGATCAATGAAACTGGAAAAAGCGGAGATACTGCAAATGACCGTGGATCATCTGAAGGTCCTTCATACCAGCCGTGGGAGAG GTTACATGGAAACTCCGGAGCTTGCTACTGACTACGGGGTGCTGGGATTTCGGGAATGTCTGTGGGAAGTAGCCCGGTACCTGAGTGTCACAGAGGGACTGGGCCGCTCCGACACTCCGCAGTCCCGCCTGGTGTCGCATCTGAGCACGTGCGCGTCGCAGAGGGAGGCCGCCACGATGGAGTCGCAGCGCCAGCGCTGGAGCGCGGGGTGCGCGCGCCAAGCCGCCATGTCTCGCGTCCGGGCGGGGATCCTGGCCGGCCTCTTCCCCACCGTCAGCTGCCTCCGTCTGGAACAGTTCATGAGGatgtcacccctcctccccgccACCGGCCGTGCGCTCCCAATGCTGACCAACACGGAGCCAGCGCCACCACTAGCCACGGCAACAACGACCCCCTTCCGTTTGTTGCCAACTCCAGCGGCCACATCGCAACTCCAAGCCGTTAaaatcgggcaacatctctgggccaCCGCAGTCGGCGCTTTTTAA